One segment of Thermococcus sp. AM4 DNA contains the following:
- a CDS encoding DUF366 family protein has protein sequence MELLVVKDKRIDYNGSAIGSHWAYRNFGILGNSLVVFRGKCDVKVEEMIDIEDLRASKEIKSDDMVHYIIEVFDLVNTLFASTLQKLFIAKLCEVLNDYGVKTERKGDDIYVNGRKLSISIATVSPVSVKIHIGINVEAKGIPEGVEAIGLKEVGITNVEEFMERTGRALVEEFKKVKKDSLKVRWAQ, from the coding sequence ATGGAGTTGCTAGTCGTTAAAGACAAACGCATAGACTACAACGGCTCCGCGATAGGAAGCCACTGGGCCTACAGGAACTTCGGAATCCTCGGAAACTCGCTCGTCGTCTTTCGCGGAAAGTGCGACGTCAAAGTCGAGGAGATGATTGACATAGAGGACCTCCGCGCGAGCAAGGAAATCAAGAGCGACGACATGGTGCACTACATCATCGAGGTCTTTGATTTGGTCAACACGCTCTTTGCCTCGACTCTCCAGAAGCTCTTCATAGCCAAGCTCTGCGAGGTTCTCAACGACTACGGGGTGAAGACCGAGAGAAAGGGCGACGATATCTACGTTAACGGGAGAAAGCTCAGCATCTCGATAGCAACCGTTTCCCCAGTGAGCGTCAAAATCCACATCGGGATAAACGTCGAGGCGAAAGGGATTCCTGAGGGGGTGGAGGCAATAGGCCTCAAGGAAGTTGGCATCACTAATGTTGAGGAGTTCATGGAGAGAACCGGAAGGGCACTCGTTGAGGAGTTCAAAAAGGTGAAGAAGGACAGCCTGAAGGTCAGGTGGGCTCAGTAG
- a CDS encoding membrane protein has product MFEWLPYAGLAALLILLAIGFTRKLGEEWAWINRKIIHFSIVPAVLMFYYGKIPAEVFSAAAFAFALFQLWPHIKKREFSWYQIEHNYGEVFFAFSASIIPLVLPREYATALLLAMAISDGVTGVVRHYYFRRHGFNVKLKKHWTGSLAYLATAVVIALIYLDVDTIRKVMWAVILALAEYQPWLDDNLAVPLVGSLLFLLY; this is encoded by the coding sequence ATGTTCGAGTGGTTGCCCTACGCGGGTTTAGCGGCCCTGCTCATACTGCTTGCAATCGGCTTCACGAGGAAGCTGGGCGAGGAATGGGCGTGGATAAACAGGAAGATAATTCACTTCAGCATCGTTCCGGCCGTTCTGATGTTCTACTACGGAAAAATTCCTGCGGAGGTTTTCAGCGCGGCAGCTTTCGCCTTTGCCCTGTTCCAGCTGTGGCCCCACATCAAAAAGCGGGAGTTCTCCTGGTACCAGATAGAGCACAACTACGGGGAGGTCTTCTTCGCGTTTTCGGCATCGATAATACCCCTTGTTTTGCCGAGGGAGTACGCGACTGCCCTTTTGCTCGCGATGGCAATCAGTGATGGCGTTACAGGAGTCGTGAGACACTACTACTTTAGAAGGCACGGCTTCAACGTGAAGCTCAAGAAGCACTGGACTGGAAGCCTGGCATACTTGGCAACGGCCGTTGTAATAGCACTCATTTACCTCGACGTGGATACAATAAGAAAAGTGATGTGGGCAGTGATACTGGCCTTAGCGGAGTACCAGCCCTGGCTCGACGACAACTTGGCCGTTCCGCTGGTGGGAAGCCTGCTGTTCCTTCTCTACTGA
- a CDS encoding class I SAM-dependent methyltransferase, translated as MSFEKYYSTFKAYSDLYSEEYRRRIETLEPLLLKFMPKRGRVLDLACGVGGFSFLLEDHGFEVVGVDSSELMLERAREYAKEKRSRVQFVKADAQELPFENDSFDYVLFIGDSVVHFSPTELNRVFKEIRRVLRPGGRLIMHFLDLREFLPKLMDGQVIGEEYWISKVLPDKDGKTVVIEFQSEKDYFRVRFNVWGKTGVELLAKLYFRPIHSERIGEHSYFQVYEPRK; from the coding sequence ATGAGCTTTGAGAAGTACTACTCGACCTTCAAAGCCTACAGCGACCTTTACTCCGAAGAATACAGGAGGAGAATAGAAACGCTGGAACCCCTCCTTCTGAAGTTCATGCCCAAGAGGGGTAGAGTCCTGGACCTCGCCTGCGGAGTGGGAGGTTTTTCCTTTCTTTTAGAGGATCACGGTTTTGAGGTTGTAGGGGTTGATTCAAGCGAACTCATGCTTGAAAGGGCAAGGGAATACGCAAAAGAGAAGAGATCCCGTGTTCAGTTCGTCAAGGCGGACGCCCAGGAGCTCCCCTTTGAAAACGATTCCTTTGACTACGTCCTGTTCATCGGCGATAGTGTAGTCCACTTTTCACCCACCGAGCTCAACAGGGTCTTCAAAGAGATCCGAAGGGTTCTGAGACCCGGGGGAAGGCTCATAATGCACTTCCTCGATCTCAGGGAGTTCCTCCCCAAGCTCATGGACGGTCAAGTCATAGGAGAGGAGTACTGGATCAGCAAGGTTTTGCCAGACAAGGATGGAAAAACCGTCGTGATCGAGTTCCAGAGCGAGAAAGACTACTTCAGGGTCCGCTTTAACGTGTGGGGAAAAACAGGGGTTGAGCTGCTCGCGAAGCTCTACTTCCGACCCATCCACAGTGAAAGAATTGGAGAACACTCGTATTTCCAGGTGTACGAGCCAAGAAAATAG
- the lysS gene encoding lysine--tRNA ligase, translating to MVHWADYMAEKIIRERGDKEEYVVESGITPSGYVHIGNFREFFTAYIVGHALRDRGKKVRHIHMWDDYDRFRKVPKNVPQEWEEHLTKPVREVPDPWGCHDSYAEHFMEKFEEEIKKLGIEVDFLYASELYKSGEYADEIRLALEKRDEIKAVLDKYRERAKQPPLEDDWQPVMVYCPKCRREAKFVSWDGGWKVKYRCEHCGSEGETDIREGNVKLRWRVDWPMRWAHFRVDFEPAGKDHLAAGSSYDTGREISEKVFGWKAPMTLMYEFVGIKGQKGKMSGSKGNVILLSDLYEVLEPGIIRFIYAKARPNKELRIDLGLGLLNLYDEFDKVERIYFGLEHAKNPEEEEELKRTYELSMPKVPERLIAQAPFRFLVTLVQMPHLDEEGIIRVLQEQGHVPEKLDEEDLERIRLRIRLARNWVEKYAPENVKFSLLDEPPKLELKPEIVEAMRELADWIETNTFTVDELNNAIFDVAKKRGIPSREWFKALYNLFIGKDRGPRLAPFLASLDKEFVVRRLRLEA from the coding sequence ATGGTTCACTGGGCTGACTACATGGCAGAAAAGATAATCCGCGAAAGGGGCGACAAGGAGGAGTACGTGGTCGAGAGCGGAATCACGCCGAGCGGTTACGTTCACATAGGCAATTTTAGAGAGTTCTTCACGGCCTACATAGTGGGCCACGCCCTGAGGGACAGGGGAAAGAAGGTCAGGCACATCCACATGTGGGACGACTACGACCGTTTTAGGAAGGTCCCCAAGAACGTCCCGCAGGAGTGGGAGGAGCACCTCACGAAGCCGGTCAGGGAAGTTCCCGACCCGTGGGGCTGTCACGACAGCTACGCGGAGCACTTCATGGAGAAGTTCGAGGAAGAGATAAAGAAACTCGGCATTGAGGTTGATTTCCTCTACGCGAGCGAGCTGTACAAGTCCGGCGAGTACGCCGACGAGATAAGACTCGCCCTCGAAAAGCGCGATGAGATTAAGGCCGTTCTCGACAAGTACCGTGAGAGGGCTAAACAGCCGCCCCTCGAAGACGACTGGCAACCTGTTATGGTCTACTGCCCGAAGTGCAGGCGAGAGGCGAAGTTCGTCTCGTGGGACGGCGGGTGGAAGGTCAAATACCGCTGTGAGCACTGCGGAAGCGAGGGGGAGACCGACATAAGGGAGGGCAACGTTAAGCTCCGCTGGCGCGTCGACTGGCCGATGCGCTGGGCACACTTCAGGGTGGACTTCGAGCCCGCTGGAAAGGACCACCTCGCCGCCGGAAGCTCCTACGACACCGGAAGGGAGATTTCCGAGAAGGTCTTCGGCTGGAAGGCCCCGATGACGCTCATGTACGAGTTCGTCGGAATCAAGGGGCAGAAGGGCAAGATGAGTGGCTCAAAGGGCAACGTTATCCTGCTTTCAGACCTCTACGAGGTGCTCGAGCCGGGAATAATCCGCTTCATCTACGCCAAGGCGAGGCCCAACAAGGAACTCAGGATAGACCTCGGCCTCGGCCTGCTCAACCTCTACGACGAGTTCGACAAGGTCGAGAGGATTTATTTCGGCCTCGAGCACGCTAAGAACCCCGAGGAGGAAGAGGAACTCAAGAGGACCTACGAGCTCTCGATGCCGAAGGTTCCGGAGAGGCTTATCGCTCAGGCGCCCTTCAGGTTTTTGGTCACGCTCGTTCAGATGCCCCACCTCGACGAGGAGGGAATAATCCGGGTTCTCCAGGAGCAGGGCCACGTTCCGGAAAAGCTCGATGAAGAAGACCTCGAGAGGATAAGGCTCCGCATTAGGCTCGCCAGGAACTGGGTCGAGAAGTACGCCCCTGAGAACGTCAAGTTCAGCCTGCTTGATGAGCCGCCGAAGCTTGAACTCAAGCCCGAAATAGTAGAGGCAATGAGAGAATTAGCGGACTGGATTGAGACCAATACCTTCACCGTAGATGAGCTCAACAACGCAATCTTCGACGTTGCCAAGAAGCGCGGAATCCCGAGCAGGGAGTGGTTCAAAGCACTCTACAACCTCTTCATCGGGAAGGACCGCGGGCCGAGGCTGGCCCCGTTCTTGGCCTCGCTCGACAAGGAGTTCGTGGTCAGGCGCCTCCGCCTGGAGGCGTGA
- a CDS encoding magnesium-dependent phosphatase-1 → MRLLVLDLDGTLWDHEDASALVPPYEFSGECLTDSLGQKLCLFPGVREFIEWASERFILSIASWNIEERVRPILEGFGLWDYFIFPKIEGHPDKGDMIRRTIEELRSIGYDIDDVIYIDDRVIHIDGVKMAVPGVDFIHMWVDVKSFEELKQLLQKLG, encoded by the coding sequence ATGAGACTGCTCGTTCTCGATTTGGACGGCACCCTCTGGGACCACGAGGACGCTTCTGCTTTGGTTCCGCCTTATGAGTTCAGCGGTGAGTGTTTAACAGATTCCCTCGGCCAAAAACTCTGCCTCTTTCCTGGTGTTCGCGAGTTCATCGAATGGGCGAGCGAAAGGTTCATTCTAAGCATCGCGAGCTGGAACATCGAGGAGAGGGTAAGGCCGATTCTTGAGGGCTTTGGTCTATGGGACTACTTTATCTTCCCAAAAATCGAGGGCCATCCTGACAAGGGCGATATGATTCGAAGAACCATCGAGGAGCTTCGTTCTATCGGCTACGACATCGACGACGTTATCTACATTGACGACCGAGTGATTCACATCGATGGTGTCAAAATGGCCGTTCCCGGCGTTGATTTCATTCACATGTGGGTGGATGTAAAGAGTTTTGAGGAGCTTAAACAACTACTCCAAAAGCTGGGGTGA